The sequence TTCACTGTGTACAGGTGTCATCTGAACGATCTTGAGAACAGCGTGCCCTTCTTCGGGCTGGGACTCCTCTACGCGCTCTTTTCAGGCGCCTCCATCAGCACCCTGTTGTGGCACTACAGGATCTTCACCGTGTCTCGTCTGCTACACACCATCGTCTACCTCAACGCCATTCCCCAACCGTCGAGGGCGCTGTGCTTCGCTACCGGATTAGCTGTCAATATTTCAATGGGTGTCCAAATTCTCATGAACAATTTTAGTCTCTGAAGTGAAGGAATATTGTACAAATACATTTGATTTAGTATTCTTGGTGATATTGGCCTTTGATATaccaatttttatttcattcaattttattctatttctgcATTCTATTTTCATACAAGAATATAACAAGAAGTCAATTAAACAAAGATAATAATGAGTAAATCATTTGGACATTGAATAGCTGCATGGAAAAAGGTTAGTGCTTGACTTTAAtgtatatcactatttttctttattatgcAACATCATTACGAGCAGGTGTCTTTTCCGCattatatgaaaataatatttgacGTACCTggtattcaaaagacaaatgaaactaatCTAGATGTGATAAGATGCAGGAGATCATTATCATGATCAAATGCTGGACGAGGATAATGGCCTCGAGTATTATACACTTTACAATCAAAGACAATCCAGTCACCACTCATCGAGCAGATTCCGAGTGGGGAGACGAACGCAGAATGGTGCAGCAGGGTGCAAACGTGTACAGAGTTTATGCAGATACATTTGTAATACTGATCTTTAAAAGAGGAAATGCAGAGAGAATGCTATTGCATTTCTCACGAAAAGAACGGTATctcataaaaataatgattttctaaaaaagaatgaatctaTTTGTATTATGACGCATTATATGAATAACAAATATACCGACTTTTGCAATAAACGTTTCTATCAAAACGGATTGAATCTatgactttgttttttttatatctagTTCAGGTTTATCATATCTGAGACAGGGAATATTACGCCTGTGAAACGTATCTGAGAGGAAATCTGTTTTGGAGGATGCACTTATCCTTTACAGCTTTGGGAGATGACGTAACGGGTGAATACAATTCATCAAAGCCTGCTCGAGGACCCTGTAGTTCAATATTGCATCATTGTTTGCATTGTTTTGCACAGGTTTCCaagtgttatttttttctgtttctagTCTCAATTCTTCGTATATTAGTCATCCAGTGATCTATTATGAAGGCCAAATTTACTTCATCTCTACACGCTTGTAGAGTATGCATGACGCTGTTGCTTGTCCAGAATTAAGGACGATATAGGGACGCAATCATTTCCCTTGAGGGGCAGCAGCCATTAATTATAGATGAAAAGTGCTAAATACAGACATCATATAGTTGATTATCATAGCTCATGTAACGAAATACGCACGATGAGACTCGGATTAAATTCTGTCACAATTAAACATCACAAGTCATACATAGTTTAATCGGGGAATACTGTATATGTCTGAGTCTGATTCTGACGGTCATAAAGTGCCAACAGAATTCCTTTACGAATAAGATTTAGTTAATTTgatgggtgttttttttttgcaaaccaATTTAAAGAATTGAAACAGCTACCCAGTGTTTACTCATACACTGTACTAAATTGAAAGGACAAGTTCCAGTTACAAATAAGCTTTGTCATAAATTGTATTCGTTTACACGCGCAACTAACTCTTAGCTCAAATTGTCAAAGACAGAGTTTAGCAAATCTATACAACAGTATTGATATCGAGAGATGATGAATTACATTTTAAGCAATGAGAGAGTCATATTAAGACAGGAACTCCAATTGTCCTCAAGCTGCTATAAATGATATTTGCAGGTTGCAAACTCAAATACTGTATGCTCCTTTGCTAccgaaattaaagaaaaaatgcctTTCATCAGCTAATGGCCGGTTAAAAGTGTATATAGCATTAACGGTGAGCTACTGCATGTTATCTAAATAGAAAATATCCATGGAAATCGTTTCTAAATTGAATGATATGGATGTTTAAAACTAAGTGTATAGTAGTAACAACTAAGGTTTGGAACATTAATTTAATACATCGGATGTTATTGACAAAAGCTCAGAACTGTATTGAGAAATGTCCTCTTCTCATACCGGTGGCAAGAGGGCGCTATAAGCATTGctaagatgatttttttttttttgttaaagctatttttaacattgggcgcagtgatttaaaatgtttgagttattaCATTTTGATCCATTCTTTGTGATTATGTGTACGTCAGTgttaccacacacacaaaaaaaaatccagattttattttctgctcGAAGCCCGCCTATAGACGTCCTTAATGAAGATTTGCTTCTTACtcgtacaatttttttttttgcatatcttCGCCGAAATATATTATATGTCATATATACCTCTGAATCTAAGTCAAGTGTATTCAGCCTCTAAATGAGGTACAATTTGTGGAGACATTCACCTTCATTAACCACAGCTACAGACAATGACTGAAGGCCTACTTCTTGCCAAGCTGATAcatgtgtaggccctatactgcTATTTTTTATGCTTTCTCTcgtcaatgaaaacaaaataacaacaaaaaaccatGCGATTACTACAAGTAACGCGGGCATCTAGTATGTCTTGAGATAGAGACGCAATAATGAGCTCTAGCATGCACGAACTGAAAtatgtcgtgtgtgtgtgtgtgtgtgtgtgtgtgtgtgtgtgcatgtgagtaGCTAAAAGTATGTACGCCCAGACAAGACATCTTATTGATAGTACTGTAGTGCGATTATGATAACTTTTAACCCTTGATTACAAATACGAGAGTGCTTTCTAACTGAACGAAATGTTGTCTCGAAAGACTGACCTCTTATACCCcttctcccccctctctctcatctctcccTCAGATAGGtgaacaaacaatcaatcaaacaagcaaacaaataaacaaacccgCAAACATGCATAATTCTATATACTTGCAGAAATGTATTGCCATTATCCATTTGCAAGAGAAATACTAATGAATGTCACAAGGATATGCAATTTCTATCCACGAAACGCTCCAGGAAAGGAGGAAAAAGAGTATACGCAAGCCATGTTCTCAAACGCGGAAGGAAGCCACGACCCATGGTTAATGATATTTGCGCGGgtgagtgaaatgtatttggAAACTTTGGGTGAGAAAAAGAGTCATTCACGAGGTGTCAAATTATAGCTCTTAGGTTCTTCTACAACGTGTCTGCTAACAAAGTCAGTACGAAGCGTTTCCTGTGTTTTGTTAGGCAAAGGAAAGAACAACAATCGATGGCATGATATTATGATACATGTGTACTACGGAAATCTCGAATGTATATGTGCTCTCTGTGATATCAGATCATGACTTGATGTGCAGATTCAAAGCTAAGTCCCCCCTGACTTAATGATTAGATGCGGTgaaggcacaatgacacagctGGTGAAAAATCAGGCAAATTaggcaaattaaaaaaaaaaagtcgtaaaatcataatatgaatcaaaatattGCATTAATTTCCTTCAACTGCTGTCCCAGTGCattaaagagaacaaaaattcCTCACCATCGTTGGGAGCATAGACGACTCAGTTGgacaaaatgtgaaaagaaaaacatctttGCACATTACTCGCAGAGTCATAATGATTTTACTCTAGAATttgaaaataagagaaaaatcTTAGACAGCATAGAATTGACGTGGGGACATCTAGAAATATTAAGTTTCTAAAGTTTCCACCAACTATGACATTCCTCCACATCACACATGCAATGTAGATTCCATACAgcattcagttcagttcagttcagtttttatttctgcatttcaaaatcaatacaaatccacaaatcaacaaaatacttacatagtcatttacacagctaatattcgtaacgtttggatcttacatacatttttttttttttttcaagaacgaatatcatatatgaaaggaagcaataggaaatgataaaaatgaaatgcaggggaccatcatcataagctaagcttgacgaggaagatggccccaggtaaagagatacataaagaaaatcttgccactcactgagtggggggtaattgtgcaaagggcacaacgaagagatacataaagaaaatcttgccactcactgagtgggaagtaaattgtgcgaagggcgtgcggtgcagtgcggtgtgcattgtgttgggatgaatcttgg comes from Diadema setosum chromosome 17, eeDiaSeto1, whole genome shotgun sequence and encodes:
- the LOC140240897 gene encoding microsomal glutathione S-transferase 1-like, with the protein product MSEVLASKELSYFVTYGSIVLLKMVIMSPITGFLRVTRKVFANPEDTVGQNVRVIMNDPDVERVRRCHLNDLENSVPFFGLGLLYALFSGASISTLLWHYRIFTVSRLLHTIVYLNAIPQPSRALCFATGLAVNISMGVQILMNNFSL